The Elaeis guineensis isolate ETL-2024a chromosome 5, EG11, whole genome shotgun sequence DNA segment GGCCCCTAATAAAGACACCGAGCGACCCCCTTCGCCGTGTTGAGGTGAAAAATAGCTGTTAGTGTTCAGGCACGGCAACCCAACGGTAGAAAAGGAAACAATTGTCTCTAGTTTCCGGCGGCCGGCCGTCTTCCGGCGAGAAGTTATCCGCTTTCCGGCGAAACTCGACGCCCCTCCTCCGCGGATTCTTTTTGATCAACCCCACTGTCGCCTTCTCCTCGCCGGAGTCCGACGGTGTTTTCCGGCCAGAAGACTGCCTAATTTTTCTTCTCCTACTCTCTATTATCCGAGCTCCCAAGCATTTCGTCTGCTGTTATTTTTCtcgttcttcttctcatttctgtCTTCGCTGCAGGATAGCGGATTTTTCTTTGGTTTCCTTTTCTAGGATCGTTAGCTCGTTCTTTCGTTTCGCTTTCAACTAACTTGCCTCTGATGGTCAATGCTGGCGTTTTCTTCGTGTTCTTCTGGTTTTTCTCTGTACAAGTTTCTCCTTTTTGGCTTCCCGTGTTCCAATCTCTCGTGCTACCTTAAAAAGTCGAGGTCTTGGTGTTGATTATTGAGAGCCCAGTAGAAAAATCGAAATCTTTGAGCTTGGTTTTAGATCTTGTGATGGAGAACTAGCATGTCACAGAAGGCAAGATAAGGGAGGAATTTTTCAAAGGAAGAAGGGGGAGAAATTTTGTTAGGAGATGAGAAATCTACTGTTCTACCCAGTTTTATTTCTcgttttctttcctcttttggcAATGTCCGGCGCTCTCAACGACGACGTCCTTGGCCTGATCGTCTTCAAGGCCGACCTCCAAGATCCCACCTCCAAGCTCACATCTTGGAACGAGGACGACAACGACCCCTGCGGCTGGATGGGCATTACGTGCAACCCCACAACCAACCGGGTCACCGAGCTCAACCTTGATGGCTTTTCCCTCTCTGGAAAGATTGGGCGTGGTCTCCTCCAGCTCCAATCCCTCCGGAAGCTATCCCTCTCGAAGAACAACTTCTCAGGCAGTCTCAATCCCAATCTCTCCCGGCTCGAAAGCCTCTGGACTGTGGATCTCAGCGAAAACAATCTCTCCGGCTCGATCCCCGACGAGTTTTTCCAGCAATGCAGGTCCCTGAGAACCATCTTGCTGGCCAACAACGCATTCTCAGGGGAGATTCCACCAGGCGTCGGTTCCTGCTCGACGCTAGCGGAGTTGAACATCTCCTCCAACCGGCTCTCTGGTCGGTTGCCGAGCGGGCTCTGGTCTTTGTATGGCCTCAGATCACTTGACCTCTCCGGCAATTCTCTGTCTGGTGATATACCAATGGGAATAAGTCGGCTGTACAATCTGAGGGCAATCGACTTGCGAGGTAACCGGCTTTCCGGGGGGCTGCCGGATGACATTGGAGGTTGTTTGCTGTTGAAATCGCTCGATCTCAGTGAAAATTTGCTCACCGGTAAGCTCCCTGAAACATTGCAGAAGCTTTCTATTTGTAGTTATTTGAGTTTGGGCTCGAATTCTTTCTCCGGTGAAGTCCCGACATGGATTGGAGAAATGAAAAGTTTAGAGACTTTGAATTTGTCAGGCAATGGGTTTTCTGGCCAGGTTCCAGACTCCATTGGCAACCTTCAGGtagtgaaaagattggatttttcCCAGAATAACTTCACAGGGAGCTTGCCAGAATCGATAGGCATTTGCAAAAGCCTCTTGGAGGTGGATTTCAGCCAAAACTCCCTGATCGGTGATCTGCCAACATGGATTTTTGAGTTGGGCTTGCAGAGTATTTCAGTTTCGGGGAATAAAATGAGTGGCTCTATACAAATTCCTATTACTACGGATCAGACCCTGAAGATATTGGATTTATCCAACAATGGTTTCTCTGGTAGAATTCCAGTTGATATCGGGAACATTCATGGCTTGCAGTTCCTGAACCTATCCTGGAATTCGCTGTCGGGTTCTATCCCGGCGAGTGTCAGGGAGTTGAAGTCATTGCAGGTCCTTGATCTAAATGGAAATCGGCTCAACGGAAGCATCCCGCTGGAGATAGGGGAAGCAGTCTCTCTGAATGAGCTGAATTTGCATAAGAATTCACTCACTGGAGGAATCCCAACTCAGATTGGGAACTGCTCTTCCCTCACATCTTTGTAAGTTCTCTCTTCTTGTTTGTTTCATTCTTGATGTCTCCCATTTTTGTTGCTTTTGGCCTGACTTCATCTAGATTTGATTGGTTTTTGGAGGTAGATATGAGGACTCTTCCCATCTCTAGATCAGCCATTATGGGATTGTGTTTTTTTCCCCCTCCACTGTTTTGTGTGTTGGACCTTCCTTTTATGGGTACCTTCACCATATTCTGATTGTTTAAATTCTCCCACCAAAAAACTTCTCTGTTTTTTGCTTTGGACCGGCAACAACTGTTCTGTTACCAATGCTGTCTTAGTCACAGCCTTTTGGGATTATCCATTTGGATTTCAGCTTGATGCCTTTGCCCTTTATTACATGTCTTCATTTGGTGACTGCCCATGCATATTAGGTTTGACTGCCACATATTATAACAAGTCATTTCTCTCTCATTCATGAAATAATCTCTCACTAACCTCATTGTTCTTTGTATGAAGTTTCCTTCATTGGAAGTTTGCTAAATTTTTGCTACCCATTATCATTAGAATCTTCTTTTATTTACTTATGTACGCATGACAACTTGCTAAACTTTTGGATTTGTTTGCCTTTATAATCAGTAAAATCTTTTAGTTGCTGTTGTTAGCTTGTTTAGTTCATTTATCAAACTGATTCCATTGttcttttttgtttgtttgatttgttcGTGCAGGATATTATCACAGAACAATCTCACAGGCCCAATACCCCCAACCTTAGCCAATCTCACCAACCTCCAAACCATAGATCTCTCCCACAACAGGCTAACAGGAACTCTTCCAAAGCAACTTTCCAACCTCCCCCACCTCCTTTCCTTCAACATCTCCCACAACCTCTTCTCAGGGGACCTCCCAGCCGGAAACTTCTTCGACACCATCCCTCCCTCCTCCATCTCCGACAACCCCGGCCTCTGTGGTTCTGTTGTCAACCGCTCCTGCCCTGCTGTCCTCCCCAAGCCCATAGTCCTCAACCCCAACTCCTCCTCACCCAACCCCTCTTCCAATTCGGCCTTCTCCCCTGGCAAACTCCGCCACAAGAAGATCATTCTGAGCATTTCTACTCTCATTGCCATTGGAGCTGCTGCTTTGATCATGCTTGGTGTTTTCACCATCACCGTCCTAAACATCCGGGTCCGTGCTGCAGCCACCTCCCAGTCTGCTGCAGCCCTGGTCCTCTCCGATGGCTACTACAGCCATTCCCCCGGGACTGAAGCAGACTCCGGCAAGCTTGTCATGTTCTCTGGAAACGACCCTGACTTCAGTGCTGGTGCCCATGCAATCCTTAACAAGGACTGCGAACTTGGCCGGGGTGGATTCGGTACGGTATACAAGACCATCCTACGAGATGGCCGACCTGTGGCCATCAAGAAGCTCACTGTCTCTAGCCTAGTGAAGTCCCAAGAAGATTTCGAGAGGGAGGTCAAGAAGCTGGGGAAAGTTAGACACCCAAATCTTGTAACGCTTGAAGGCTACTATTGGACTCCATCTCTGCAGCTCCTCATCTATGAGTTTGTCTCTGGTGGGAATCTCTACAGACATCTCCATGAAAGCTCTGCATCGAACTCGCTCTCCTGGCGAGAGAGGTTCGATATAATTCTCGGGATTGCGAGAAGTTTAGCCCACCTCCACCGGCTCAACATAATTCACTACAATCTCAAGTCCAGCAACATTCTGATTGATGGCTCGGGAGAGGCTAAGGTGGGGGACGCTGGATTGGCAAAGCTATTGCCAATGCTGGATCGCTATGTACTTAGTAGTAAAATCCAAAGCGCACTTGGATACATGGCACCGGAGTTCGCCTGCCGGACGGTGAAGATCACTGAGAAATGTGATGTTTATGGATTTGGAGTGTTGGTGCTGGAGATCATAACAGGGAGGCGGCCGGTGGAATACATGGAGGATGATGTGGTGGTGTTATGTGATGTGGTGAGGGGGGCATTGGAAGAAGGGAGGGTAGAGGAGTGCGTGGATGGGAGGCTTGGTGGAAAGTTTCCGGTGGAGGAGGCTGTGCCGGTGGTGAAGCTGGGCTTGATTTGTACGTCACAGGTGCCATCGAACCGGCCGGATATGGCAGAGGTGGTGAACATTTTGCAGCTGATCAGGTGCCCCCTGAATGAACCAGAAGAGGAGTTGAGCTGAGCTGAGGCTTCCTCCTTGAAGC contains these protein-coding regions:
- the LOC105045988 gene encoding uncharacterized protein isoform X1 produces the protein MRNLLFYPVLFLVFFPLLAMSGALNDDVLGLIVFKADLQDPTSKLTSWNEDDNDPCGWMGITCNPTTNRVTELNLDGFSLSGKIGRGLLQLQSLRKLSLSKNNFSGSLNPNLSRLESLWTVDLSENNLSGSIPDEFFQQCRSLRTILLANNAFSGEIPPGVGSCSTLAELNISSNRLSGRLPSGLWSLYGLRSLDLSGNSLSGDIPMGISRLYNLRAIDLRGNRLSGGLPDDIGGCLLLKSLDLSENLLTGKLPETLQKLSICSYLSLGSNSFSGEVPTWIGEMKSLETLNLSGNGFSGQVPDSIGNLQVVKRLDFSQNNFTGSLPESIGICKSLLEVDFSQNSLIGDLPTWIFELGLQSISVSGNKMSGSIQIPITTDQTLKILDLSNNGFSGRIPVDIGNIHGLQFLNLSWNSLSGSIPASVRELKSLQVLDLNGNRLNGSIPLEIGEAVSLNELNLHKNSLTGGIPTQIGNCSSLTSLILSQNNLTGPIPPTLANLTNLQTIDLSHNRLTGTLPKQLSNLPHLLSFNISHNLFSGDLPAGNFFDTIPPSSISDNPGLCGSVVNRSCPAVLPKPIVLNPNSSSPNPSSNSAFSPGKLRHKKIILSISTLIAIGAAALIMLGVFTITVLNIRVRAAATSQSAAALVLSDGYYSHSPGTEADSGKLVMFSGNDPDFSAGAHAILNKDCELGRGGFGTVYKTILRDGRPVAIKKLTVSSLVKSQEDFEREVKKLGKVRHPNLVTLEGYYWTPSLQLLIYEFVSGGNLYRHLHESSASNSLSWRERFDIILGIARSLAHLHRLNIIHYNLKSSNILIDGSGEAKVGDAGLAKLLPMLDRYVLSSKIQSALGYMAPEFACRTVKITEKCDVYGFGVLVLEIITGRRPVEYMEDDVVVLCDVVRGALEEGRVEECVDGRLGGKFPVEEAVPVVKLGLICTSQVPSNRPDMAEVVNILQLIRCPLNEPEEELS
- the LOC105045988 gene encoding uncharacterized protein isoform X2, whose protein sequence is MRNLLFYPVLFLVFFPLLAMSGALNDDVLGLIVFKADLQDPTSKLTSWNEDDNDPCGWMGITCNPTTNRVTELNLDGFSLSGKIGRGLLQLQSLRKLSLSKNNFSGSLNPNLSRLESLWTVDLSENNLSGSIPDEFFQQCRSLRTILLANNAFSGEIPPGVGSCSTLAELNISSNRLSGRLPSGLWSLYGLRSLDLSGNSLSGDIPMGISRLYNLRAIDLRGNRLSGGLPDDIGGCLLLKSLDLSENLLTGNGFSGQVPDSIGNLQVVKRLDFSQNNFTGSLPESIGICKSLLEVDFSQNSLIGDLPTWIFELGLQSISVSGNKMSGSIQIPITTDQTLKILDLSNNGFSGRIPVDIGNIHGLQFLNLSWNSLSGSIPASVRELKSLQVLDLNGNRLNGSIPLEIGEAVSLNELNLHKNSLTGGIPTQIGNCSSLTSLILSQNNLTGPIPPTLANLTNLQTIDLSHNRLTGTLPKQLSNLPHLLSFNISHNLFSGDLPAGNFFDTIPPSSISDNPGLCGSVVNRSCPAVLPKPIVLNPNSSSPNPSSNSAFSPGKLRHKKIILSISTLIAIGAAALIMLGVFTITVLNIRVRAAATSQSAAALVLSDGYYSHSPGTEADSGKLVMFSGNDPDFSAGAHAILNKDCELGRGGFGTVYKTILRDGRPVAIKKLTVSSLVKSQEDFEREVKKLGKVRHPNLVTLEGYYWTPSLQLLIYEFVSGGNLYRHLHESSASNSLSWRERFDIILGIARSLAHLHRLNIIHYNLKSSNILIDGSGEAKVGDAGLAKLLPMLDRYVLSSKIQSALGYMAPEFACRTVKITEKCDVYGFGVLVLEIITGRRPVEYMEDDVVVLCDVVRGALEEGRVEECVDGRLGGKFPVEEAVPVVKLGLICTSQVPSNRPDMAEVVNILQLIRCPLNEPEEELS